In Candidatus Desulfofervidus auxilii, one genomic interval encodes:
- the dsrA gene encoding dissimilatory-type sulfite reductase subunit alpha: MSAEGQEHLWDKEVEGHRTYEDVRIFTDEQLKNYTEEELKTFKIKHDTPMADELEKGPWPSVISDIKREALHRRKLGQENLQGPMECCEDLLGQLELSYIDMETHWKHGGIIGVFGYGGGVIGRYSDAQEKFPAIWAFHTLRINQPSSKFYTTDYLRGLADICEYRGSGIMNMHGSTGDTVFLGAVTEQLEPIFFDLTHDLGVDLGGSGSNLRTPSCCIGKARCEYAMIDTQDMCYEMTMHYQDELHRPAFPYKFKFKFDGCPNCCVASIARADMSYIGTWKDNIRIDQEAVKAYVAGEITPNAGAFSGRDWGPFDIQKEVIDLCPSKCMSWDGNELKINDAECVRCMHCINVMPRALRVGVDTGVSLLFGAKAPILEGAQMSTLTIPFMYTEKPYDNLKEIVDKVWDWWMEEGKNRERLGELIQRFGLRQFLEVLEIPAMPQMVKEPRSNPYVFFKEEEVPGGWKRDIKEFRKKHPR; encoded by the coding sequence ATGTCAGCCGAAGGACAAGAACACTTGTGGGATAAAGAAGTAGAAGGCCATAGGACATATGAAGATGTGAGAATCTTTACTGACGAACAGTTAAAAAATTACACCGAAGAAGAATTGAAGACTTTTAAGATTAAACATGACACTCCCATGGCTGATGAATTAGAAAAAGGGCCATGGCCTAGTGTAATAAGTGACATCAAAAGAGAAGCGTTACATAGAAGGAAACTGGGGCAGGAAAATTTGCAGGGGCCTATGGAATGTTGTGAAGATTTGTTAGGACAACTTGAGTTATCTTACATAGATATGGAAACCCACTGGAAACACGGTGGTATCATTGGAGTATTTGGCTATGGTGGTGGTGTAATTGGAAGATATTCTGATGCCCAAGAGAAATTCCCTGCTATTTGGGCATTTCATACCTTAAGAATTAATCAACCTTCCAGCAAGTTTTATACCACCGATTACTTGAGGGGACTCGCTGATATTTGTGAATATCGGGGTAGTGGAATAATGAATATGCATGGCTCTACCGGTGATACTGTCTTTTTAGGAGCAGTTACGGAACAGTTAGAACCCATATTTTTTGATTTAACCCATGACCTGGGTGTGGATTTGGGTGGTTCGGGTTCAAATTTAAGAACTCCCTCTTGCTGTATTGGGAAGGCAAGGTGTGAGTATGCCATGATTGATACCCAGGATATGTGTTACGAGATGACTATGCATTATCAAGATGAATTACATAGACCAGCCTTCCCTTATAAATTTAAGTTTAAATTTGATGGATGTCCGAATTGCTGTGTAGCCTCTATTGCCCGTGCAGATATGTCTTATATTGGGACATGGAAGGATAATATTCGCATTGACCAGGAAGCAGTGAAGGCCTATGTAGCAGGAGAAATTACACCCAATGCTGGAGCATTTTCAGGAAGAGATTGGGGTCCTTTTGATATACAAAAGGAAGTGATTGACCTTTGTCCTAGTAAGTGTATGTCTTGGGATGGAAATGAACTGAAGATTAATGATGCTGAATGTGTGCGTTGTATGCATTGCATAAATGTAATGCCTAGGGCATTAAGGGTAGGAGTAGATACCGGGGTAAGTCTCCTCTTTGGAGCCAAGGCACCTATTTTAGAAGGGGCACAGATGTCTACCTTGACCATACCTTTTATGTATACAGAAAAACCATATGATAACCTGAAAGAGATTGTAGATAAGGTTTGGGATTGGTGGATGGAAGAAGGAAAGAACCGTGAGAGATTGGGTGAGTTAATTCAGCGGTTTGGTCTGAGGCAGTTCTTAGAAGTCCTTGAAATTCCAGCCATGCCTCAGATGGTAAAAGAGCCTCGTTCTAACCCCTATGTGTTCTTTAAAGAAGAAGAAGTGCCTGGTGGTTGGAAGAGAGACATTAAGGAATTCAGGAAGAAACATCCAAGATAA
- the dsrB gene encoding dissimilatory-type sulfite reductase subunit beta, protein MSKGKFGYYDPENPMKDRITDIGPPHYWQMFPPIIRRNYGKWLYHEILEPGVLMHVSETGEKVYTVRVGQPRLVTAENIREICDIADKYCDGYVRWTTRNAVEFMVDSEEKMKALKEDLESRKHVGGSYKFPVGGTGASITGIVHTQGWFHCHTPATDASGMVKAVHDVLFDYFKNMNLPAKLRVSMACCLNMCGAVHCSDIALLGYHRKPPMIDDEVLDKVCEIPLVVAACPLGAIRPVKVELEDGTKVNSVRVNEQRCMFCGNCYTMCMATPLADKEGDGVSILAGGKISNRISHPKFSKVVVPILPNEPPRWPSVCKTVVQIVEAYAKDARKYERLGDWAERIGWERFFEKTGLPFTWHILDDYRLAYDTYRTTTQFKFTEHAWAVSKAAGGI, encoded by the coding sequence ATGTCTAAAGGGAAATTTGGATATTATGACCCAGAAAATCCAATGAAAGATAGGATTACCGATATTGGTCCCCCACATTATTGGCAGATGTTTCCTCCTATTATCAGGAGGAATTATGGAAAGTGGCTTTATCATGAGATTTTAGAGCCAGGGGTGTTAATGCATGTTTCTGAAACCGGAGAGAAGGTTTACACTGTGAGGGTAGGTCAGCCAAGATTGGTGACTGCAGAAAATATTCGGGAGATTTGTGATATCGCAGATAAATATTGCGATGGTTATGTGAGATGGACTACTAGAAATGCAGTTGAATTTATGGTGGATAGTGAAGAAAAAATGAAGGCCCTAAAGGAAGATTTAGAAAGCAGGAAACACGTTGGCGGTAGTTATAAGTTTCCTGTAGGGGGAACAGGTGCATCTATTACAGGTATTGTGCATACTCAGGGTTGGTTTCACTGCCATACCCCAGCTACTGATGCCTCTGGTATGGTAAAGGCTGTGCATGATGTTTTATTTGACTATTTTAAAAATATGAACTTACCTGCCAAGCTCAGGGTATCTATGGCTTGTTGTCTGAATATGTGTGGGGCAGTACATTGTTCTGATATTGCTCTGTTAGGTTATCATCGCAAGCCCCCTATGATTGATGACGAGGTTTTAGATAAGGTTTGTGAAATTCCTTTGGTAGTGGCCGCTTGTCCTTTAGGGGCTATTCGTCCGGTGAAAGTAGAATTGGAAGATGGTACAAAAGTGAATAGTGTGCGGGTGAATGAGCAGAGGTGCATGTTCTGTGGTAATTGTTATACCATGTGTATGGCCACTCCTTTAGCCGATAAAGAGGGAGACGGTGTGTCTATTTTGGCTGGTGGAAAAATTTCCAACCGCATTAGCCATCCCAAATTCTCTAAAGTGGTGGTGCCTATTTTACCTAATGAGCCTCCACGCTGGCCCAGTGTATGCAAGACAGTGGTTCAGATTGTGGAAGCCTATGCCAAAGATGCCAGAAAATATGAGCGTTTAGGTGATTGGGCCGAAAGGATTGGCTGGGAGAGATTCTTTGAGAAGACAGGTTTGCCTTTTACTTGGCATATTTTGGATGATTATCGTTTGGCCTATGATACTTATAGGACTACTACCCAATTTAAGTTTACAGAACATGCCTGGGCAGTATCTAAGGCCGCAGGAGGTATTTAA
- a CDS encoding dissimilatory sulfite reductase D family protein, giving the protein MASLEEIKEAIVAYAGKGKKTKFYFKDMEKAVKKTIPDVKSREVKKAATALVQEGVLEYFSTGSSTMYGLKGRGISAEKAGTGE; this is encoded by the coding sequence ATGGCCTCATTAGAAGAAATAAAAGAAGCTATTGTTGCCTATGCGGGTAAAGGTAAAAAAACCAAGTTTTATTTCAAAGACATGGAAAAAGCAGTGAAAAAGACCATTCCAGATGTGAAATCAAGGGAAGTGAAAAAAGCAGCTACTGCTTTAGTTCAGGAAGGTGTGCTGGAGTATTTCTCCACTGGAAGTAGCACCATGTATGGTTTGAAGGGAAGAGGCATATCTGCAGAAAAAGCAGGAACAGGCGAGTAG
- the uvrC gene encoding excinuclease ABC subunit UvrC: protein MDIKKGLKEKVEQLPHQPGIYLFKNARGHILYVGKAKDLQKRVKSYFSRQFSPKIKTMLNQATQIDYIITSSEKEALILECNFIKTHKPRYNVVLRDDKNYPYLRIDLGEKWPYFTIVRQIQKDGAKYFGPFASAKAVRETLKSMQRLFPLRKCSDFVLKHRKRPCLNYQIGRCLAPCMGYINEEEYKKVAQEACIFLEGKALGLLERLEKEMKQAADNLEFERATFYRDRIEAIKKTLEKQAMVSSDLKNRDIVALSRWPDTEKMEVVVFKIRDGYLMEKRDYSLPVGVAGLGEALGKFLGQYYYHQDFIPEEIIVPFLLPERKILEEWFTEKMKQAVKILLPKTEEQKRLLTMAQENVNSLLASKCLEKKGLHALKTSLGLSYLPKRIECFDISNIQGKYTVASMVVFVDGQPAKEEYRRFKLKLEGKPNDYAMMQEALKRRFEKKDNLPDLLLIDGGKGQLNIALSVLEGKGLKNISVVAIAKGKGRAEDKIYVPERKTPLQIKKHSQELLLLKRIRDEAHRFAITYYKRIHCKILTDSLLDNIKGIGPKRKKIIWEHFKSLEEIKTAPLETLVKMGLPLAVAKRIKKVIQNP from the coding sequence ATGGATATTAAGAAAGGTCTAAAGGAAAAGGTAGAGCAGTTACCCCACCAACCAGGTATTTATCTATTCAAAAACGCTAGAGGTCATATTCTTTACGTAGGTAAGGCCAAAGACTTGCAAAAACGGGTAAAAAGCTATTTTTCACGCCAATTTTCTCCTAAAATAAAAACTATGCTAAATCAAGCCACACAAATTGACTATATTATTACATCTTCAGAAAAAGAGGCCCTCATTTTGGAGTGTAATTTTATCAAAACACACAAGCCCCGTTATAATGTAGTGTTAAGAGATGATAAAAACTATCCTTACTTACGTATAGATTTAGGAGAAAAGTGGCCATATTTTACTATTGTGCGGCAAATCCAAAAAGATGGGGCCAAATATTTTGGACCATTTGCCTCAGCCAAGGCAGTGCGGGAAACATTAAAATCCATGCAGCGATTGTTCCCCTTGAGAAAATGTAGTGATTTTGTATTAAAACATAGAAAAAGGCCATGCCTTAATTATCAAATTGGTCGCTGCCTTGCACCATGTATGGGTTATATTAATGAGGAAGAATATAAAAAAGTGGCTCAAGAAGCTTGTATTTTTTTGGAAGGCAAGGCCTTGGGTCTTTTAGAAAGGCTGGAAAAAGAAATGAAACAAGCAGCAGATAATCTGGAATTTGAAAGGGCGACTTTTTATCGGGATAGGATTGAGGCTATTAAAAAAACCTTAGAGAAACAGGCCATGGTTTCTTCTGACCTTAAAAATAGGGATATTGTTGCCCTCTCCCGGTGGCCTGATACAGAGAAAATGGAAGTAGTGGTTTTCAAAATAAGAGATGGATATTTAATGGAAAAAAGAGATTATAGCTTACCTGTAGGTGTGGCAGGCCTAGGGGAGGCCTTAGGGAAATTTTTAGGACAGTATTATTACCATCAAGACTTCATTCCTGAAGAAATTATAGTGCCTTTTTTACTTCCAGAAAGGAAAATTTTAGAAGAGTGGTTTACAGAAAAAATGAAACAAGCGGTAAAAATATTACTTCCCAAAACAGAAGAGCAAAAGAGGCTATTAACCATGGCTCAAGAAAATGTTAATTCTCTTTTAGCCTCAAAATGCTTAGAGAAAAAAGGGCTTCATGCCTTAAAAACTAGCTTAGGTTTATCTTATTTACCCAAAAGGATAGAATGTTTTGATATTTCTAATATTCAAGGGAAATATACTGTGGCCTCCATGGTAGTGTTTGTTGATGGACAACCAGCCAAAGAAGAATACCGCCGTTTTAAATTAAAACTAGAAGGAAAACCTAATGACTATGCCATGATGCAAGAAGCTCTCAAGAGGCGTTTTGAAAAAAAAGATAACTTACCTGATTTATTGTTAATTGATGGAGGCAAGGGGCAGTTAAATATTGCCTTAAGTGTGTTGGAAGGGAAAGGTTTAAAAAACATATCAGTAGTAGCCATTGCTAAAGGAAAGGGAAGAGCAGAAGATAAAATCTATGTGCCTGAGAGAAAAACTCCTTTACAAATAAAAAAACATTCTCAGGAGCTTTTGTTACTCAAACGTATCCGAGACGAAGCCCACCGCTTTGCTATTACTTATTATAAACGAATTCATTGTAAGATACTTACAGATTCATTGTTAGATAATATAAAAGGAATAGGCCCAAAACGAAAAAAGATAATTTGGGAACACTTTAAGTCTTTAGAAGAGATAAAAACTGCACCTTTAGAGACTTTGGTAAAAATGGGCTTACCTCTTGCTGTAGCAAAGAGGATAAAAAAAGTAATTCAAAACCCTTGA